Sequence from the Acipenser ruthenus chromosome 52, fAciRut3.2 maternal haplotype, whole genome shotgun sequence genome:
GCGTATATAGCGCTcagaaataaaaccccaaaacctTAAATATATGTTCTGGTGTATTTAGAAGCATTTGACTTCTGCATCTGAAGTAAGTGGGATACTTGAAGGTTTATTTCATTGACACATGCAAAGAAAAAGCTACTTATTTTCACTGTAGAAAAgcacacaggtcctgcaaatgtacaacctcaggtactcaaaatgatctaaaaggatcttattcaaaataaaaaactgttaCATAAacctttgtatttaaataaacagcacataCTAATGTcctcatattttttttcttccgctataaaaaaaactttagtgGGGGGGTGATGGGACTTGCAAGATCAAGATTAatgtgatatacaatatacaagattaatatgatattcaatatacaagattaatatgatattcaatatacaagattaatatgatattcaatatacaagattaatgtgatatacaatatacaagattaatatgatattcaatatacaagattaatatgacattcaatatacaagattaatatgatatgcaatatacaagattaatatgatatgcaatatacaagattaatatgatatgcaatatacaagattaatatgatattcaatatacaagattaatatgatattcaatatacaagattaatgtgatatacaatatacaagattaatatgatattcaatatacaagattaatatgacattcaatatacaagattaatatgatatgcaatatacaagattaatatgatatgcaatatacaagattaatatgatattcaatatacaagattaatatgatattcaatatacaagattaatatgatattcaatattcacagggcttctgtttttctgtgtttattaatttcattaaacCAAGAGCCAGCCATGCTTGTGTTTGTAGTGATGTGGTGGAAATATATTGTAAACAAaacccatgcctttaaaagtgacacatacgcatctatctgcactggtagagctgctgtgcccatgcctttaaaagtgacacatacacatctatctgcactggcagagctgctgtgcccatgcctttaaaagtgacacatacgcatctatctgcactggcagagctgctgtgcccgtgcctttaaaagtgacacatacgcatctatctgcactggcagagctgctgtgcccatgcctttaaaagtgacacatgcgcatctatctgcactggcagagctgctgtgcccgtgcctttaaaagtgacacatacgcatctatctgcactggcagagctgctgtgcccgtgcctttaaaagtgacacatacgcatctatctgcactggcagagctgctgtgcccgtgcctttaaaagtgacacatacacatctatctgcactggcagagctgctgtgcccgtgcctttaaaagtgacacatacacatctatctgcactggcagagctgctgtgcccgtgccatgCCGTTCTTGCCAGTCTCCCTACAGTGAGAGGTGTGTTTTTGAGAGGCTTGCTTGTACACTTAAAACTTTTGATCGTTCAATTTATAACCACCATCTAGCTGAGAagaattgtttttattgattaaGTGTTAATCTTTTTGTAGATAGATATATATttgacacatttttacatgattaaaacagatatgtttaagttagttaaaaactagtcccctctttcctttgctctcttccacagtgaagtccttctggTCACAGGCgcattcttctggggattttgtgtgtCTGGACATTGTTTTCTTACATTTCAcaacaatttgcaattctgttttaaactgtaatatagctttaaatcccacgagcaagaacacccctccgtttctaattgtaatctcgttttaaatctcacaagcgtgtgcaatcctccaatagaaatgcaggaatgtgctgccactcagtttaaagtattcagaatgaatcaatgatagattcaAGTCAGAAAGGAGGTTCATTGCCTGACTGCGCTgggaaagggattttttttttggttttaggttattttattgtattttttcacatggaaaggggtgaagtcaacgtgaattgagtaaccatgtccagtgtttttccggtgtttattaggtatacactgatttcattgttttgtaccaggggtgttttatctgtgtttatcggttaaaaacggaaatcagaagccctaaatatccattaaagagaaagctgcttcagtttcctaggtgcttgacaaaacaaacatgtaacacatgctagatcagaaATCATTCGCTGctactagtatgaaacagtaccacCTAGTGGACatctactgtggatcaagtgtcaTTTTGTACTGCTGGCAGCTGTGCAAtagatggtgttgtatcttactactatacaaACATGTTGcctgatctagcctgtgctacagatgtctatggcgtgcaactagaactgaagaacaaATTATATTCGAGAACCACTGAGAATTATAGCAAACATTGTAAAGAggtaaaacaagaaaaagaaaatatatttaaactaaattgattgagtgacaggatatcactcaatgctccatcagaaatgtcactgtgtttcaacacagaagcagctgggagagacacagacagaaatacaacagagaatccaggagagactggaAGAAATtgaggagctgaaacaggctgtggagtcactgaaagtgggtattgacaagaggggggtattattattattattattattattattattattattattattattattattaacagatggactggaacacatctacagaagtttactgtctatgcctgatgtgtttttgatatcaattctaaccatgtctcctctactgtgttatttcactcagagatctgcatgcatagaaataaaggaaagtgagaagatctttactgagctgatccgatccattgagaagatccacactgaggttattgagctgattggagctaacgagaaggctgcagtgaatcaggctgaaggacgcatgaagaaactggagcaggagattgctgagctaaggaggagaaacgctgagctgaaacagatttcagagacagaggatcacatccattttctacaggtaacatcactgcttgttagaaaatctcaagtacataactgggacggtttcagacagacttctccaattgaatgaatccttgctttcccccaggaatgttttggaccccattctgtttcactgaaaactcattttctccactttcctgttgtagaatttccagtctctctgtgcccctcctgaagctggaaacttacccagcgttactgtcaatacagacatctcttttggggctgtgaggaaagctgtatctgaacttaaagaccatattgaggacttctgcaagggggaattagtcaaaataaccaaaacaggttggtgtgaaatagattcctttggtagagatttctcaaatagaccatagcttgaggagggacaggacttgcaagacattaataaagacctcttgcagattgttggctatatgaatattgcaggaGGGAGACAGCAGGGAAGaatgagcagggaggagagatttttacaccctgaaatgccgtgaataagccttgtttcttttcagattgctgtttggagtcttgtgtgtgttgtgtattaatgtttaatttctctcttttttctgctcAGTGAataaagttgcagtttacagtctgcaggctccagagccaaggaacagagctgagtttttaaaatgtaagtctgttttcactgaaacatttgattgaaagttgtgtcactccattgtgagaagagctaacgctacagaacagggaggggtggagcttgagggcagcaattattattatttattagtcatTGTGaacccattaatctacactcctctccaacaagtattggttcagatgaatacatgcagaatgactgggggaggggcatttgttgcctgtttttccactcagacctttctctccctaaatatcttggtatccctgaacagataatcatcccatcttttaatacatgtacaatgcatgtgaaaccagttgtggggtaaaatgaacagctatccctcccagtcatcctgtgctggtagtaaatgtatattgcagtataaCGTTACTCAGACGTGATACCCGTACTTCAACAGAAAAGCATGTGCGCCGCAAAGCAGTCTGCACATTGGGCGACACTTGACATGTGACTGTGCACCATGATGATGTCACAAACAGTCATGTGACCCACAAAAGTGCATTTTGTCCAACAGAATGATAGCTATGTTAATAATTTTGGGGACGAAACTGATAACTTACTACCCCTCTATAAATGTCTAGAGAAATTAGCAgaccaacgtgatttaaccccttaaatacactgttactcattcaatattattattattattattattaagttttatttatcagaaatataaaaacatattattatttctagtgtgtgtgtgtcagtgtgtgtttgtgtgtgtgtgtgtgtaaacattattttttaaactataataacgtTCCACTGCGGTTCTCAGTGATGACGTTTCATGATTGCTTCAGCTCACATTCAGCAGTTtcctcaggctgtgtgactgaCATATAACCTGACCAATGAAAACGCAGAAAGGGTGGAAACGGTTGTATTATTGGCTGATCAccccaaaacaccaaaaataacgtCTGATAGTTggtggagcagggaggagggagcagtgaacagggaggagggagcagggagaatggaggagagagcagggagaatggaggagggagcaggcaggggggagcagggaggatgtaggatggagcaggcaggggggagcagggaggagggaacagggaggatggaggagggagcagggagcagggagcaaagaGGAGGGACCATAGAGCAGGGACCATAGAGGGATTAGGAAGCAGGGAGGATAgatcagggaggagggagcatggagaaGGAGAGGAGGGATGACGGAGCatagaagagggaggagggagcatagaggagggagcagggactgGTGAatcagggaggagggagtgatttgaggatgcagcagacaatgacagttgattttctcagtgatttggcttttctaaccgtctctcctctacccgtcctcttctcttcaatcagattcctgtcagctcacactggaccccaacacagcgcatagaatcctctgtctgtctgaagggaacaaaAAGGTGACATGGAGgggagagacccagagatatcctgaTCACTCAGAGAGATTCGATCGCTatccccaagtgctttgcagagagggtttgtctgggactcgctgttactgggagattgagtggagtgggggaggggctcttataggagtcacatataaaggaatcagcaggaaaggaggggatcgTTCCTGTGTCCTTGGATGCAacgacaagtcctggagtttggaatgctctgattccagttactctgcctggcacaataacaatcaaactgcaataactgcccctcgctcccccagaataggagtgtatctggacttaaATGCCGGCActctgtccttttatggcgtctctgacacaatgaccctcctgcacagattccaaaccacattcactgagccgctctatcctgggtttgggCTTCGTTATGAAtcccctgtaacaatctgccagctgaactagacggttttgtgttgtaagaaaccctttgtattgaactccctgtctgtcctctccactcctcgggtgaagggaatgttcaatctgacacaactttggatgaaagttagggggtaaaacggcgccacctgctgAGCAaaacgaggtgaattatttgtttttagcaacgaatggatttcatacgaaataactgcatttaatttctttaagaattgttatattttgtatattttaaaaaatgtcatccaatagtcagtgctgtaacattCTTTGAAAAAGTcaacttaagtttgctttattgtatgtgtgtgtttgtattattgtattgtattgtatgtgtgtttgtgttctttgatttccataaaatgtttgttctgtttattttttcagattttagtaatgtgatttaatagaaaaaataatttgattaactGTGACTCCTTTTTATTTATAGTCATTAACACGGTTTTTCAaataagaaagaaagaggggaatgagaaagcattgtaaagcacagagaggtgtggtaaaacatagggaagcattgtaaagcacagacaggtgtggtaaagcatagggaagcattgtaaagcacagaaaggtctggtaaagaatagggaagcattgtaaagcacagagaggtttggtaaagcatagggaagcattgtaaagcacagagaggtttggtaaagcatagggaagcattgtaaagcacagagaggtctggactctaaccctgggcttgagactcagctcagtgatttggattcctgaacagcttcttagtaaaggtattattcagcatgccgccgcaccgtgaactaataagaaaagactttcagtacctggcaggctcttgtgacatatcaggcgggtcattctctttactccttcttctcctccttggagtcgggtccatgcctctctctactgaatcactcgttcctcagttagctgtgtttctcctctgcaacacaattgaaacaagtccgttgttaaagagtacagcgcttcaattgtcatttttctttctctttctttagaccggccccttatcttttcatgctgtttgaaatcatcctgaccgcttcttgttatcacagttactcaaatgctgtgttcgtttttggaaacgtctgtgttgctaattgagtgccatgggagcattgtattttaaacaattttgtatcaattaagattatgtttcattttgaatgattaattttgaactttaaatatacaggttaatactaacagttacaacagcacttaataggaaaaaaaaaacgatgatctttttgtatgttttgtccagttgttctgcttggattttggtgtctgaccaaatttatattAGAGCTTGAGTTTCTCACACTGTTCATGTCGTTAGGGTTACCCGATTTgccctgaaaaactaaataagacgTTCTTTTTCTCCTAGTCACTGACGCAGtaccaaaataacagtattgtgcagtaaagaaacaaggaccaggggtcgcaaatggagattagataaaggggcattcagaaacaggcacttttttacacagagaattgtgagggtctggaaccaactccccagtaatgttgttgaagctgacacactgggatccttcaagaagctgcttgatgagattctgggatcaataagctactaacaagcaaacgagcaagatgggccgaatgggacctcctctcgtttggaaactttcttatgttcttatgtattcaacacaataatagttttttCAAATtatagtggaatagttgtatgctttTGTCTTAGGAaatatcagtttacaaaagctcgcTTATTTTGCAGACTCCATGTTCACAAGTATGCGGAAGCCCCTTTGGCAGTCAGCATGCTCTGACATCATAAGTCACATGACTGGAACCTGCGAGACGTcgagttattttgcttaaacatcaataataatcGAACAACGAAGAAGAAGAAGCGAAAAGGAcggaaaatacaaagaaaaatgatGTAGCCTATCATTGTGATAAGATGAAATACTGAAGTGCCTTGACAAGATGTTTTGCCGGTACGCAGTTCCGGGCCGTACCGGCTgactttcaattattattattattattattattattattattattattattattatggatataGTTTTATTATCCACTATCCTCAACAATACGAAGTATAAAATCGACTCGCACAAGCGCTCAACCACCACAAACTGAGGGACGTGGAAGGATGTCATCCGTGGACCTGCCACATCATCTTTAACATCATTTCAGAATAGGACTTACAATTCCCGTGTATCTATGCTACAGTCTATAGCTCTAACACTGCTCCGAAGTTATTTCAGATTGAATGAGTGTCCTGATTTAATAAATGCAGTGTTAAAGACGGGCACGATATGTAATGAAAGTGTCCCATACAGTCCCATGACATTCCCCGCGTCTTCCTCGGAGCCCCCTCTATAAAATTGCACGCCTCGTTGCCAGGtccagctacagtatatatagccagtgcttaatgtgtaaagaaagaggagccggggcgcaagcaatgacaataataccgtcctgAAGAAGCgcgcattcaaaatcataacacgtgtatttgaaagagtattgcacGTGCTAGTGTTAGACGATTACAATCACGTGTTCTGCATCATATACAAAGCAGGAGTGCACCAGAGAAATTAAGCAAGGCAACCGCAGcacaaataatgaataataataataataataataataataataataataataataataataataataataataataatgttgcactttaaaatactttaaacagttaataaacaaaaaggatcaaggcaggaatttgtaaagaaacacagttGGGATtgcatatataaaatgtataacaataaaataatcgtGTTGAAAATATCAGACAGCTCTTCTGACAGCTGGAGATGCACCGGCTTCAGATTGGACTTCTACTGCTACCAgaaccacgaaaaaaaaaatactacaactgtacaattactactactgataatgagaacaacaacactgctggatatatagggatgttcaataactctgctCTATAGATTTCACAAGTCCAGCCTTTATTTTACATCAGAgttgccggaggtcagggtggtaaactTTTATCAAAGCAAgctctgttttgtaatgggaccgcCCATCTCTAgtgtgtccaataggaatgcatgggcggggtcatgtatttatttccagtctttaggATCGTTTCCAGGTCGTGTCGGGTGTGGATGCAGCTTCAGGGTGCATGTTTAGTAtagcaggtgtttctttcaacactgcacatttgagtcctatataacgaatggaagtgcacagcagctGAGATTCATGGGATTATTTTGTCAGCTCCAATCCCTATCAATGTGAGGTTGTGTAAATAGCAGCTcacaatacttgccatgtcaaagGCATGTCAGTATAGTTTCCAGCAgattcctgtatacagtagaatcCTGTTAGCTGAACAGCGTTTGAACTTGATGCTGAAgtttatggtaacactttatatgaaggtgtcattttgaaatagttttttttaacacattatagaTGCTTAAAAGATGAGGTTTAATGTTTTTATAAAGCATTATAGAACAAGTCATACAGGGTAGTAACAGCATTTAcaaatgtgttataaatactgaaatctgcaatacataaaaatataaaactgtatgttAGCTGTAAACTAATcaggacaaatcacattaaacacacaTGGTTGACACTTCATTGTATaggtcatttattttgtattttaaattaatctgtTTACTGAAAAAGGATTTTCATTATTTGAACAAActaatagaaacacctgccatagcagtgtcaatatgGTGTAGGGCCTCCATGGACAGCCAGCACAGCTCTGATTGGACGTGGCAGGTAGCGATTCTGCAAGGTGCTTTTTGAATTGTGCTGACAAGCACCTCTTATCAGtcctctatcaaagtctgtcagatctgacGTCCTGTGgtcccatcatgactgaaacagACTTTtgtcagggagatgcatcttttacaCATCACAGAATGCATGTCAGGGATACCATTTCAATCAGGCCTGTGGatgacacaaaagtgtgtgctgcatgtaGCAGGTTTTCCAATGTTTGTTTCCCATTTTTTTGTCACCATTGAAAAAATCCAGAACTGACAGTCAGAACTGAAGGTGTTAAAATACCTCGAACACCGAGGCATTATCTCCCCCTGTTGGGAGAAGCGAAGAACTGCAGTTTAGTCTCCTCAATACAAGGGTGGTTGGATAGCGGCTTCCCTTTGATCAAGgtgtttttttagagcattttacagcactgaggaatccccCTGCATTGCTGTTCAGATCAGTAACGACCCTGATAGCTCTAATGTTACCAGTCGTAAACGCTGTGATAATAAGGACCTGTGTATCCTCACcatttcaaatataatatataacacatgaTGTGTGAGAGGAGGGGATTGCGTGGTAAGAGGTGTGGGATTGGAATCAGACTCTTTATACTAAACCTTTGCCACATATAGtggatttattttactgtgaaaatgaacagaaataaatacaatcaaaaacACATCATCATCTTATTGAATTCAAGAGTGACATTTTACAGAATTTCAAGTTAAGTGATGTT
This genomic interval carries:
- the LOC131722991 gene encoding tripartite motif-containing protein 16-like — encoded protein: MASNLWSEDQFSCSVCLELLKDPVAIPCGHSYCMGCIKNYWDQTDHTGVYSCPQCRKTFTPRPDLGRNTMLAEVVEKLKKTGLNPPPAQSYAGPGDVPCDFCTGRKFKAVKSCLTCLASYCETHVKPHYEGAAFKRHKLINAIGDLEQKLCAEHQKVLEVFCRTDQTCICLLCTDKDHKSHDTVSAEAERSVKQKQLGETQTEIQQRIQERLEEIEELKQAVESLKRSACIEIKESEKIFTELIRSIEKIHTEVIELIGANEKAAVNQAEGRMKKLEQEIAELRRRNAELKQISETEDHIHFLQNFQSLCAPPEAGNLPSVTVNTDISFGAVRKAVSELKDHIEDFCKGELVKITKTVNKVAVYSLQAPEPRNRAEFLKYSCQLTLDPNTAHRILCLSEGNKKVTWRGETQRYPDHSERFDRYPQVLCREGLSGTRCYWEIEWSGGGALIGVTYKGISRKGGDRSCVLGCNDKSWSLECSDSSYSAWHNNNQTAITAPRSPRIGVYLDLNAGTLSFYGVSDTMTLLHRFQTTFTEPLYPGFGLRYESPVTICQLN